In Diorhabda sublineata isolate icDioSubl1.1 chromosome 4, icDioSubl1.1, whole genome shotgun sequence, a single window of DNA contains:
- the LOC130443233 gene encoding U2 small nuclear ribonucleoprotein A' isoform X1, protein MVKLTAEIIQNSMQYINPVKDRELDLRGYRIPEIENLGATGDQYDTIDFSDNDIRKLDGFPFLQRLKCLLLNNNRIVRIGEHLEEYIPNLESLILTGNQIEDLGDIDPLVTLEQLSTLSLMFNPITSKQHYRSYVIYKLPQLKLLDFRKIKLKEREEAKALFKSKKGKDIQKEIAKKAKTFVPGGSVNNVARNKGLNDEEIKMIREAINKASSLQEVERLQKILQSGQIPGNIFDSRKITEIHFFFNINTNPFRHIAYI, encoded by the exons atggtAAAACTAACtgcagaaattattcaaaattctatGCAATACATAAATCCAGTTAAAGATAGAGAACTGGATTTAAGAG GATACAGAATacctgaaattgaaaatttaggtGCTACTGGTGATCAATATGATACAATAGATTTTTCCGATAATGATATCAGGAAATTAGATGGTTTTCCTTTTCTACAACGATTAAAGTGTTTACTTTTGAACAATAACCGCATTGT TCGTATTGGGGAACATCTAGAAGAGtatataccaaatttggaaagtTTAATATTGACTGGAAATCAAATTGAAGATTTAGGTGATATTGATCCTTTAGTTACTTTAGAGCAACTTTCTACCTTAAGTTTAATGTTCAACCCTATTACATCTAAGCAGCACTATAGGTCATATGTCATATACAAACTTCCTCAATTAAAATTActtgattttcgaaaaattaaattgaaagaaagagaAGAGGCTAAAGCTttgtttaaaagtaaaaaaggAAAGGATATACAAAAAGAGATTGctaaaaaagcaaaaacattCGTACCTGGAGGTTCTGTTAACAATGTAGCTAGGAATAAAG GTTTGAATGATGAAGAAATCAAAATGATAAGAGAAGCTATCAATAAAGCCAGTTCGTTACAAGAAGTAGAAAGGTTACAGAAAATACTACAATCCGGTCAAATTCCCGGAAACATTTTTGATTCACGTAAGATAactgaaatacattttttttttaatataaataccaaCCCTTTCAGACATATAGCatacatataa
- the LOC130443233 gene encoding U2 small nuclear ribonucleoprotein A' isoform X2 — protein MVKLTAEIIQNSMQYINPVKDRELDLRGYRIPEIENLGATGDQYDTIDFSDNDIRKLDGFPFLQRLKCLLLNNNRIVRIGEHLEEYIPNLESLILTGNQIEDLGDIDPLVTLEQLSTLSLMFNPITSKQHYRSYVIYKLPQLKLLDFRKIKLKEREEAKALFKSKKGKDIQKEIAKKAKTFVPGGSVNNVARNKGLNDEEIKMIREAINKASSLQEVERLQKILQSGQIPGNIFDSRNQNGGTSMDYE, from the exons atggtAAAACTAACtgcagaaattattcaaaattctatGCAATACATAAATCCAGTTAAAGATAGAGAACTGGATTTAAGAG GATACAGAATacctgaaattgaaaatttaggtGCTACTGGTGATCAATATGATACAATAGATTTTTCCGATAATGATATCAGGAAATTAGATGGTTTTCCTTTTCTACAACGATTAAAGTGTTTACTTTTGAACAATAACCGCATTGT TCGTATTGGGGAACATCTAGAAGAGtatataccaaatttggaaagtTTAATATTGACTGGAAATCAAATTGAAGATTTAGGTGATATTGATCCTTTAGTTACTTTAGAGCAACTTTCTACCTTAAGTTTAATGTTCAACCCTATTACATCTAAGCAGCACTATAGGTCATATGTCATATACAAACTTCCTCAATTAAAATTActtgattttcgaaaaattaaattgaaagaaagagaAGAGGCTAAAGCTttgtttaaaagtaaaaaaggAAAGGATATACAAAAAGAGATTGctaaaaaagcaaaaacattCGTACCTGGAGGTTCTGTTAACAATGTAGCTAGGAATAAAG GTTTGAATGATGAAGAAATCAAAATGATAAGAGAAGCTATCAATAAAGCCAGTTCGTTACAAGAAGTAGAAAGGTTACAGAAAATACTACAATCCGGTCAAATTCCCGGAAACATTTTTGATTCAC GAAATCAAAATGGAGGGACTTCGATGGATTacgaataa